In one Pseudomonas sp. MM211 genomic region, the following are encoded:
- a CDS encoding glycosyltransferase, with the protein MISVVICSAQAARLQAVSRNIASTIGVEYELIAVDNSVEGRGLCEVYNEGASRASHEFICFVHEDVEFLRDGWGQRALSHFAADAELAMIGLAGSRYKARVPSGWNSGDEEDLCINVHHGASRDVATLAFAKPDAHAAASCVPVVALDGVWMFVRRSVWASVRFDERLRGFHFYDVDFSLRVAQVGKVAVAFDIDLLHFSLGSFREAWALHALAYAADPPFPMPLHNVSEMSNVQIRRKEALAVRYWLRLLRRAQMPLSIRLRWLGGARIRRYPSLWRLAFKFLLR; encoded by the coding sequence TTGATCTCCGTCGTCATCTGCAGCGCCCAGGCGGCCCGTCTGCAGGCAGTTTCCCGCAACATTGCATCGACCATTGGGGTCGAGTACGAACTTATCGCGGTGGACAATAGCGTCGAGGGTCGCGGGCTATGCGAGGTCTACAACGAAGGCGCGTCCCGAGCCAGCCATGAGTTCATTTGCTTCGTTCACGAAGACGTCGAATTTCTTCGCGATGGATGGGGGCAGCGTGCCCTCTCTCATTTCGCGGCCGACGCCGAGCTGGCAATGATCGGCCTTGCGGGAAGTCGTTATAAGGCAAGAGTCCCGTCCGGCTGGAACAGCGGGGACGAAGAGGATCTGTGCATCAATGTGCACCACGGTGCTTCGCGTGACGTCGCGACACTTGCCTTCGCCAAGCCGGATGCTCATGCTGCCGCGAGCTGCGTTCCTGTCGTGGCGCTGGATGGTGTCTGGATGTTCGTCAGGCGCTCGGTCTGGGCGAGTGTTCGTTTCGACGAGCGTTTGAGAGGCTTTCATTTTTACGATGTCGACTTCAGTCTGCGCGTTGCCCAAGTCGGCAAGGTTGCCGTGGCTTTCGACATCGACCTGCTGCACTTTTCCCTGGGCAGCTTTCGTGAGGCCTGGGCGCTTCACGCGCTCGCTTATGCAGCGGATCCGCCCTTCCCGATGCCGTTGCACAATGTCTCTGAGATGAGCAACGTGCAAATCCGCCGCAAAGAAGCGTTGGCGGTGCGCTATTGGCTACGTTTGTTGAGGCGTGCTCAGATGCCGTTATCGATTCGCCTGCGATGGCTCGGAGGCGCGAGGATTCGGCGATATCCATCGCTCTGGCGTTTGGCGTTCAAGTTTCTGCTGCGTTAG
- a CDS encoding glycosyltransferase family 2 protein has product MTDSVAGSPELPACFDVVILSFAKDEALRQVTEHCLDSLVASEDSAKIRFRIWVLESNAGSPVYRQRGVTTLYPNTVFNYHAYMNLGIREGQAPFVAICNNDLSFHPGWASELLEVFNGDPGVSSASPACSLHHPRNGFALHSGVYPGYGVLREISGWCLVFRRSILDVIGELDERFYFWYADNDYALTLQSQGLRHVLVTSSVVDHLDSRTLSTHTSARQWLMTKRSKYTFEEKWHGKGWGYLTRKKLKLYLKFPLYYFGLKKIK; this is encoded by the coding sequence ATGACTGATTCCGTTGCGGGCTCGCCTGAGTTGCCCGCTTGTTTCGATGTGGTAATTCTCAGCTTCGCCAAGGATGAAGCTTTGCGCCAGGTAACTGAGCATTGTCTGGACTCGCTGGTCGCGTCGGAAGACTCGGCGAAGATTCGTTTCCGTATCTGGGTGCTCGAGTCGAATGCCGGCAGCCCGGTGTATCGGCAGCGTGGCGTTACGACTCTGTATCCCAACACGGTTTTCAACTATCACGCCTATATGAATCTGGGGATCAGAGAAGGTCAGGCCCCCTTCGTCGCCATCTGCAATAACGACCTGTCGTTTCATCCCGGCTGGGCATCCGAGCTGCTAGAGGTGTTCAACGGTGACCCTGGCGTCAGCAGCGCGAGTCCCGCCTGTTCCCTACACCATCCGCGCAATGGCTTTGCCCTTCATAGTGGTGTTTATCCCGGTTATGGCGTGTTGCGCGAAATCTCCGGCTGGTGCTTGGTGTTTCGTCGTTCGATTTTGGATGTCATTGGTGAGCTTGATGAGCGTTTCTACTTCTGGTACGCCGATAACGATTATGCGCTGACTTTGCAATCCCAGGGACTTAGGCACGTTCTTGTCACCTCGTCCGTCGTCGATCACCTCGATAGCCGGACCTTGAGTACGCATACTTCGGCCCGGCAATGGTTGATGACCAAGCGCTCCAAATACACCTTCGAAGAGAAGTGGCACGGCAAGGGCTGGGGTTATCTGACGCGTAAAAAACTCAAGTTGTATCTCAAATTCCCGCTCTACTATTTCGGATTGAAGAAAATCAAATGA